A single region of the Nicotiana sylvestris chromosome 6, ASM39365v2, whole genome shotgun sequence genome encodes:
- the LOC104233623 gene encoding protein NRT1/ PTR FAMILY 6.4-like, with the protein MVLVDNHKEKDGSANGTLVDFRGNPVDKSRTGGWLGAGLILGSELSERICVMGLSMNLVTYLVGDLHLPSSDSANIVTNFMGTLNLLALLGGFLADAKLGRYGTIAIFGSIAAVGVTLLTLATSIPSMKPPVCDSRSKGHCIEASGQQLALLFAALYTIALGCGGIKSSVSGFGSDQFDSSNPKENKAMIYFFNRFYFCISLGSLFAVTVLVYIQDNVGRGWGYGISAGTMVIAVAVLLGGTSLYRFKKPEGSPLTIIWRVLILAWRKRKLSYPSDPGFLNEYHNAKVPHTKMLRCFDKAAILDEYTAANENRNNPWIVSTVTQVEEVKMVLKLIPIWSTCILFWTVYSQMNTFSIEQATFMNREVGKFGIPAGSFSVFLFISILLFTSINERVTVPIARKITGNRQGLTSLQRVGIGLILSVAGMVAAAVVEKQRRENAVKHSYSIRAFWLIPQFFIVGAGEAFAYVGQLEFFIREAPEGMKSMSTGLFLTTLSMGFFISSLLVSLVHKVTNASWLKSNLNSGRLDYFYWMLAVLGVINYLVFLVFSMRHQYKVQNLSSLEDSEEELKNWTDTTVDNTKKNPDVAEKEEV; encoded by the exons ATG GTTTTGGTTGACAACCATAAGGAAAAAGATGGTTCAGCTAATGGAACTCTAGTTGATTTTCGAGGAAATCCGGTTGATAAATCTCGTACTGGAGGATGGCTTGGTGCAGGGCTCATCTTAG GATCAGAGTTATCAGAAAGAATATGTGTTATGGGGTTATCAATGAATTTAGTGACATACTTGGTTGGAGATTTACATCTTCCATCCTCTGATTCTGCCAACATTGTCACAAATTTCATGGGCACACTCAATCTTCTTGCCCTCCTTGGTGGTTTCTTGGCAGATGCTAAACTCGGCCGTTATGGAACTATTGCAATCTTTGGTTCCATTGCTGCTGTG GGAGTAACACTGTTGACACTTGCAACATCCATTCCAAGTATGAAGCCGCCTGTGTGTGACTCAAGATCGAAAGGTCACTGCATTGAAGCTAGCGGCCAGCAACTCGCTCTTCTCTTTGCAGCATTGTACACCATAGCACTTGGTTGTGGTGGAATTAAGTCCAGTGTCTCGGGTTTTGGATCAGACCAATTTGATTCATCAAATCCAAAAGAGAACAAGGCCATGATATACTTCTTCAACAGGTTCTACTTCTGCATAAGCCTCGGATCTTTGTTTGCAGTGACCGTATTAGTGTATATACAAGACAATGTAGGAAGAGGATGGGGATATGGAATATCAGCTGGTACAATGGTCATAGCAGTAGCTGTACTGCTCGGTGGAACGTCGTTATACAGATTCAAGAAGCCAGAGGGAAGTCCTTTGACTATTATATGGAGAGTTTTGATCTTGGCTTGGAGAAAGAGAAAGCTTTCTTACCCTTCAGATCCTGGATTTTTGAATGAATATCATAATGCAAAAGTCCCACATACAAAAATGCTAAG GTGTTTCGACAAGGCAGCCATTCTTGACGAATATACAGCTGCAAATGAAAATAGAAACAACCCTTGGATAGTTTCAACAGTTACTCAAGTCGAAGAAGTTAAAATGGTGTTGAAGCTGATACCGATATGGTCCACGTGTATACTTTTTTGGACAGTTTATTCTCAGATGAATACCTTCAGCATCGAGCAAGCTACCTTCATGAATAGAGAAGTTGGCAAATTTGGCATCCCAGCAGGCTCCTTTTCCGTCTTTCTCTTTATATCGATACTCTTGTTTACTTCCATAAACGAAAGGGTTACTGTACCTATTGCTAGAAAAATAACAGGCAATAGACAAGGACTCACAAGCCTTCAAAGGGTTGGAATCGGACTGATACTATCCGTTGCTGGTATGGTAGCTGCAGCTGTTGTCGAAAAGCAAAGAAGGGAAAATGCCGTAAAACATAGTTATAGCATAAGAGCATTTTGGTTAATACCTCAGTTCTTCATTGTCGGCGCTGGAGAAGCTTTCGCGTATGTTGGTCAGCTTGAGTTTTTCATAAGGGAGGCACCAGAAGGGATGAAATCTATGAGCACAGGCTTATTTCTTACAACACTATCAATGGGATTTTTTATCAGTAGCTTGCTAGTTTCACTTGTACATAAAGTAACAAATGCGAGCTGGCTAAAAAGCAATTTGAACAGCGGTAGGCTGGATTATTTCTACTGGATGCTAGCAGTGCTAGGAGTAATCAATTACTTGGTTTTCCTAGTTTTTTCAATGAGACACCAATACAAGGTGCAGAACCTTAGCAGTCTTGAAGATTCAGAAGAAGAGCTCAAGAATTGGACAGATACGACTGTTGACAACACGAAAAAGAATCCTGATGTTGCAGAGAAGGAGGAAGTTTAA